A window of the Vibrio pomeroyi genome harbors these coding sequences:
- the rlmF gene encoding 23S rRNA (adenine(1618)-N(6))-methyltransferase RlmF translates to MSQSQNRTTLSLSKNSASDKNRNSADSKAAGQNKSKRVSGKPTNNKGGAGKAPFKKGTSNKSASNRSNGSQKPSGSKRTGGSKRNKNNAKPVGGLHPRNQHTGRYDFELLVAALPELKEHLIKNPVGEDTINFSEPLAVKLLNKALLAHHYGVKHWDIPAGYLCPPIPGRADYIHRVADILNSDGQGEPYNHASVKALDIGVGANCIYPIIGTTEYKWRCTGTDVDPVSIKTANFIAESNANLKGKIRARLQADSEAIFKGVIKDNERYDVTICNPPFHGSLEEAEKGSQRKLDNLAANRAKKAGKSFKPESKKSQAKQDKPTLNFGGQKAELWCPGGEAAFIMKMARESQQFATQVLWFTTLISKKDNVDMIRSELGKLRAKQVKVVEMSQGQKVSRFVAWTFMDDEQRQEWIALK, encoded by the coding sequence ATGAGCCAATCACAAAATAGAACTACGCTAAGCCTGTCGAAAAACAGCGCCTCTGATAAAAACCGTAACAGTGCGGATTCAAAAGCGGCTGGACAGAATAAATCCAAGCGCGTTTCTGGTAAACCAACCAATAATAAAGGCGGAGCGGGTAAAGCACCGTTTAAGAAAGGCACTTCGAATAAGAGCGCATCAAATAGATCGAACGGTTCGCAAAAGCCTTCTGGCTCGAAACGTACGGGTGGTTCGAAACGTAACAAGAATAATGCTAAACCAGTGGGCGGACTGCACCCGAGAAACCAGCACACAGGTCGCTACGACTTCGAGTTACTAGTTGCCGCATTACCTGAGTTGAAAGAGCACTTGATTAAGAATCCTGTTGGTGAAGATACGATCAACTTCTCTGAACCATTGGCGGTAAAGTTACTCAACAAGGCACTGCTAGCGCATCATTATGGCGTTAAGCATTGGGACATTCCCGCGGGTTACCTATGTCCGCCAATCCCAGGCCGAGCGGATTACATTCATAGAGTGGCAGACATTCTTAACAGCGATGGTCAAGGCGAACCTTATAATCATGCTTCTGTGAAGGCGTTGGATATTGGTGTTGGTGCAAACTGTATTTACCCAATCATTGGTACGACTGAATACAAATGGCGTTGTACGGGCACAGATGTTGACCCTGTATCCATCAAAACTGCAAACTTCATTGCAGAAAGTAACGCGAACCTAAAAGGCAAGATCCGAGCGCGCTTGCAAGCAGACTCTGAAGCCATCTTTAAAGGCGTGATTAAGGATAATGAACGTTACGATGTCACTATTTGTAACCCTCCATTCCACGGTTCTTTAGAAGAAGCGGAAAAAGGGTCACAGCGTAAGCTTGATAATCTAGCAGCAAACCGAGCTAAGAAAGCAGGTAAGTCATTCAAGCCAGAATCTAAAAAATCGCAGGCGAAGCAAGACAAGCCAACCTTAAACTTTGGTGGTCAAAAAGCGGAGTTATGGTGTCCAGGTGGTGAAGCGGCTTTCATTATGAAAATGGCGAGAGAGAGCCAGCAGTTTGCAACGCAAGTGCTGTGGTTTACGACTCTGATTTCTAAGAAAGACAACGTAGACATGATTCGTTCAGAGCTTGGTAAGTTGAGAGCAAAACAAGTGAAAGTAGTAGAGATGTCGCAAGGCCAAAAGGTGAGTCGCTTTGTAGCGTGGACCTTTATGGACGACGAGCAAAGACAAGAGTGGATTGCACTTAAATAA
- the pilW gene encoding type IV pilus biogenesis/stability protein PilW, with the protein MSAKSLFSYSRLSTSVALLASLSMLGCVSVTEGPPKIESDPIAMSESRIELGLGYMGQGNMVRARENLELAIQHAPSYYRARLSMAHYYEQVGEVDEARSTYRKALSLDSRNGNVLNNYGTFLCKQGEYEQADKYFNRAIDQPYYYLVSASYENAAFCAFKAGNTDQAKYYFTRAIDHDPNRAKSILQLSKIEVSEEDYNDARLRLFKFHQRYGYQIPSLQILIDLENKTGNSALEKKYQTKLDELLST; encoded by the coding sequence ATGTCTGCCAAGTCATTGTTTTCATATTCCCGATTATCAACAAGTGTTGCACTACTCGCCTCTCTATCCATGCTTGGCTGTGTTTCTGTCACCGAAGGCCCGCCCAAAATAGAAAGTGACCCTATCGCGATGTCTGAATCTCGTATTGAATTAGGCTTAGGCTACATGGGGCAAGGTAATATGGTCAGAGCGCGCGAGAACCTAGAACTTGCCATCCAACACGCACCCAGCTATTACCGCGCCCGCCTCTCCATGGCGCATTATTATGAACAAGTAGGCGAAGTCGATGAAGCAAGATCCACGTATCGAAAAGCGCTGAGTTTAGATTCAAGAAACGGAAATGTATTGAATAACTACGGTACGTTTTTGTGTAAACAAGGCGAGTATGAGCAGGCTGACAAATACTTCAACAGAGCTATCGACCAACCCTATTATTATCTCGTATCTGCCAGTTATGAGAATGCGGCCTTTTGCGCGTTTAAAGCCGGTAATACTGACCAAGCAAAGTATTACTTCACACGTGCTATTGACCACGATCCGAATCGAGCAAAGTCGATATTGCAGCTATCAAAGATTGAAGTAAGTGAAGAAGATTATAATGACGCAAGGCTTCGTCTGTTCAAGTTCCACCAGCGCTATGGCTATCAAATTCCATCCCTTCAAATATTGATCGATCTAGAAAACAAAACGGGAAACAGTGCACTTGAGAAGAAGTACCAAACCAAGTTAGATGAGTTGCTCTCTACTTAG